GATAGCTAGGTCACTGCTTACTGATTTGGTTAAATGGTTGAATTGATGATGAAGCTTCTCAGTTTTCAATTCGATTTGGCATAAATGTTTTCATCACATTCAGCACCTTTCTTTGGCATTGCGCATATTGAACCCCGCTCTTAACTGTTATTGCAGTATGATGTGCTACTGATACCAActaggccttttttttttagtattctCTGAACAGGTTTTCTCCATAGTTGCTCTAGTTGAAGCATTAAATAACTTGTATCTGGGATGTACTAAATGTCGAGAGAATAAATAACTGGCGTGTCTCAATATGCCAGGTCTCCACCTTTAAGCCAATGGGTTTCAACTCAACAATGTTAGATCAACCACTCACTATTCCATTACACGTGAAACTCCAATATTAAATCTTCAAATAGTTCTTTAGGGAACCTTATGTATACATCCTCTATGAATAAGGTCTCTCTTCTTTCTAATAAAATCTCTCCACCTTTAAGCCAATGGGTTTTAACTCAACAATGTTAGATCAACCACTCACTATTCCATTACACGTGAAACTCCGATATTAAATCTTCAAGTAGTTCTTTAGGGGAACCTTTTGTATACATCCTCTATGAATAAGGTCTCTCTTCTTTCTAATAAAATCTCTTATTACTTATCCGAAATAAAAAGGGGAgctaacccccccccccccccccccctaatcATGCAAGAATACCTCCTCTTCATACAATGTTTTTGGCACAGATGATCTAACCCACTATCATTGTTTCCGTGGTTGAGCTTAGAAGCAGCAACATGGAGCTGAGCAAGGAGACCTATAgtttttcctgtttaagagGCTAAAGTGCCCTTTTTTCTTACAGCAAGCAGCCATAACGGTTTTACATACGTACTTTATGctctttgaatttttctttttctttctttgaaaaaaCAGTTATCATTACTTTGCTTGAACACATTGAGCTTCTGGCTgtcttcttttttggttttgaaaagacAATCATCATTACTTTGCTTAAACACATTGATCTTCTGTCTGTCAGTCCACATGATCACTGCACACCTTGAATTGATAATAAAATATACTCTACATGAGGCACAACCTCAATTTCCTAGCTCATGAAATGAGCAACAATGATATTAGTTACTTTCATTATAAGTCTTGTAGATTCTGATGCTTTCTTGACTCTATAGGAACTTTAAAGCTGTTCACTTTTCTTGGAGGGGCATATTGAAATTTGACCTTAAAAAGCTCCAGATGGAAGTGGCTAGAAGCTGAGGGTGGATCAGAAGTTACAAAAAATTTCAGACCCCACCCAATGTGAGCTCCAGAAGATAGGTATTTTCTCAGATTCTGTTTTATGGTGCATTAAAGCCAATAATTAGCTGCAgcttttgtgttttatattcCTGCCTTCCTTcccagttttttcttttcttttcttcttttattctcttaatCCATTTCCTCGTTGTGATGAATAGGGGGAGGTCTTATATTTATTAGGCAATATTGTTGTCCCTGAAAAGACCCAAAACCCAGAAAGCTACTCGTATAAATATGGCTTTATAAAGTGACAATCTTTCAAGGTTGGAAGATGGCCTTTTATtccgaagaagaaaaatctgagGATTACCTCTTCAAGATCGTTTTAATTGGTGATTCAGCTGTTGGAAAATCGAATTTGCTTGCAAGATTTGCTAGAGATGAGTTCTACTCTAATTCAAAGTCAACAATAGGAGTGGAGTTCCAAACCCAAAAGATGGATATCAATGGAAAGGAAATCAAGGCTCAGATCTGGGACACAGCAGGTCAAGAACGATTCAGGGCTGTTACATCTGCATATTATAGAGGTGCTGTTGGAGCTCTTCTTGTGTACGACATCAGCAGACGCCAGACATTTGATAACATTGGCAGATGGCTTAATGAACTTCAAAGTaagagcctctctctctctctctctctctctctctcgggaaCTTTACTGTTGTACTTAAATGATGTTGCTGACCTTAAAGGGGACTACAGTTAGGATTCCTACTTGCCATCATATAATTTAATGTCGACCATTCAGTATATTAaatgtttaaattaaataaaggagGGTAATCGTTGTGGTGCTTTCTGCTGAAATGTTTTTGTTACTAATTTTGGTAGATATTTATATGAATCCTTGTTGGAAGGTTACATTTACAACACATTGGAAATTTTCTGTTAATGAATAGTTTCTTTATGATTTATATTTGGTTGTCCATTTCgatgattatatttttattttctggtgCATTTATATGGACCAACTCTTTATTGAACCATTTTATATGGAAGTAATTGTTACATGTCTTTGAATGGCTGTTGTAGTGATATTCTCGATGCCTAATGAAGCTGTTTTAGATCACAATCCTGGATGTTCAAATGCTGTGAACCTTcattctattatttttattttctcctttCCTATGATGTCTGTTTGCACCTCATAGCCTATCAGTTTCAGAATAGATAAGAGGTCGATGGGCTGTCATGTTGATTCATTTCCCTTGCAGTTTTCCTGTCGATgcattgattttttgtttttcactcTGGTGGGCCATAACAGATTAActtacatttatcatttttaaatttggtaAACTGAGGAATGGGTGGTTCTACTGAACAGCGCACTCCGACATGAATGTCGTTACGATACTTGTTGGCAATAAGTCTGATCTCAAGGATGCGAGGGAGGTATCCACTGCTGACGGCAAGTCCTTGGCAGAAGCACGGGGTTTGTTTTTTATGGAAACATCTGCTCTTGATTCCTCCAATGTAGCTGCAGCTTTTCAGACAGTTGTGACAGAGATCTACCATATATTAAGCCGAAAAGTGATGATATCTCAAGAGCTCAAGAAACAAGATCCTACCTGGATGGGAAATGGAAAAACTGTGGTGGTTTTGCAGGGAGGGAACCAAGAAGCAGATGTAGAGCCTAGAAAAGGTTGGTGTTGCTCATCTTAAGAGCTACACGTGTTTCCTCCAACCATATCTGATCTTTTTGCTGCTCTCCCAAGCCCTAAATTTGCTAGTCCATCTCCTCACTTTTCTTCCTCATGTGatcaatttttttgattttatttaaaatgtcgATTTAAATATCACTTGTTCTGGGTCAATGATGGTTGAATAGAAATCATTGGCCAGAAATTGGAGTAGAGTAAGTGACTTGTAATGGgattaagaaaattatattttacaatGTTCAAATTTCATATCTAGTCGGTAGtcattatgttttttatttcaCCTCGACTCCTACgcattcttttttctcttttcgttGGGAAGTAGGTTTGGAACTTCTTTATTAGTTGTCAGTTGTTGAGGCAATAGAGCCACATGCGTGCATTTCACATCACATCCATCAAAGGGTGGGCAGAAAAACACTGggaaaaaattaccaaaatttggctctgttaatatgttttggagtgttttttttttcttttttttctttttttttacaatcAAATCTTTGTTCGATATGGATGAGGGATAATTTTGAcccaattctcaaaatattgaTTTTCCCCACCCAGATAATCTTGACCCAGCAAATTGTATGGGTCGCGTAGCACAGTTATTTTAAACTACTAATATACTACTAATAAAAATTGACGAGGAAAGTCGCCCCTCATCACATGACATATTAAACGAAACGAAAGCTATGTGACATTAATTAAATGGTCTGACTTGACGTATTGAGAGAAACCTATTTGAAACCAGAAGAAACTTAAGGATCTATTTGTCGGAATTAAAAACCTAAGAactaaatttaatatttttttcttcctaataaTAATGCACAAAACAatcttttggtttttctattggagtttaacaaaaagaaacggaaaaaaattacaaaaagattGAAGCAGCCGGTTAGAAAATGTAACCCTTATTATTATGTAGGAGACTAATTCGGAAGACAAGGGAAGGGAAGCGACACTTGGTGGTCATTTAAAACTGCTCCATTCGAAGTCAGCTGGTGAAACTGAATTTGATTTGGAATTGCAAGTTGCAACCATCCAATGTTCCAATCCAAACAAACATGGCGACAAAAAATACCTGCTCCACCAGCCAGCTAACGCACGATTAATGATGACGACAacgaaagaagaaaatattgaaaatctGTGGTGGGGTCGACGTCCTTCGTCGGCGTTGCTGGATTACATGCAAATAGGGAAAGATGGTGATAGTAGCACACATCTGATGACCTACTTTACACCAAGGGAGGAGCAGGCAAAGGGACCTACCCAAATTTCTCTTTCCACCGCCTACACATCCTTTTCACAATTTAATAGATGCCACAAaatatggaaaataatcgtgtaCATAATTCTTGTTATGTTGGCTACATAAAAACCAGAGGATCACATTAAAACCTTTTCACAAGTTCACAACATTTGGGGTCTCACCCAAACAAAACATAAGGAGAATTAACCCAAATCTCATCAccaccccaaaacccaaaaagcAAACATGTATTCCACCTCTAGAAAACATAGTCAATGAAATGGAATAATGAAAATCCAAAAACCTAGTAAAGCTCATACACATCTAAAGGTCAGACTCTTACTCCCTACCCTCCCTAATCTCCTTCCTTCTACAAATAATCTCACAAATTTCTCAACCACTCTGTACAAAACcatcaaaaaaccaaaacatatTTACACACCAACAGCTAACATCTTACTGTAATTAGAGTAAAATGACCTTCTTCTTGTCTAAGGACTTGAAGAGGCTGCTGCCTCTTGCCTGGGTTCTCTCAAATACCCAAGAAGCGTTTCAGCCTGCAAATGCAAAACAAATCATGTATCATTAGAATTGAAGCCAATCATAACACATGCACAAGATCATAATCACTGAAAACACTGATTTTTATTATATGTAGTTAAAAATCATGCACAGTGAAAGCAAAATGCATAAAAAGGCAAAACTTGAAGATTCAAGTTTATTAAGAAAAGTTACCACATCAACAGTTTGAATGAAGATCAGGACCCATTAGCTCGTAGGTTTTGGGATTTAAGTTAAGGAATATGGAACTAACCACTCACCTTGTGCTTAGCTCTAACACTAACGCACCCCGTCTGTGAGAGCGCCACCAGCGGAGGAATCGCCCCCTCCCTCACCAGCAACCCTCGGTTCCTGACGCTGTCTGCACACAGCTGCAACAGCGTCAGCACGGCAAACTCCTTCCCTTTGACCGACCCATCCTCGATAGCCTCCACCAGCACCGCAATCCCACCCTCCTCCACAATGGCCTCCCTCCCCTCCTCAATCGCCGCCAGGCTACTCAGCACCACCATCGCCTTCTCCGCCATCCCATTCCCCTGCTCTGCCACCAGCTCCATCAGCGGCTTCACGGCCCCGGCGCTCAAAGCCCTCTCCTTGTTCGGCCTTATCGTGCAGAGCTTATACAACGTCGTTAAAGCGTCCTTCTTCCCCCTACTCGAACCATTCAGCACCAACGACACCAGCGGCGGGATTGCCCCGCAGGCCCCGatggagcttttgttctcctGTTGCAATAATAATTCAACATCAAATCAAATTCATCTTTAATCTCATAAGCTTACGTTTTTAAGTTCTCTGCTTCCAGAGAACAGTGGTTCTGAGTTCGAATTCTATCTCTAATTTGCCTCTCAATCAAATTTATGATGTTAGTTACCTCCAGCAGAGCCAGGCTGAGCAACGCGCACGCGGCGTTCTGCTTGGAGATCTCGGTGCCGGTCTTGAGCACGTACACTAAGGACTTGATCGCACCGGCGTTTGTGATCAAGGCCTTGTTGCCGTCGTGAAGAGAGAGGTTAAGCAAGGCCGTGACGGCGTGTTCTTGCGTCAATGGATCGCTACTGCACCGGAGAAGCGGAATCAAAGCAGGGACCGCACCGGACTCGCCGATCAGAGCCCGGTTATCGGCACGGTTCTTCGCCAAAAGCCTCAGCTTGGCCGCCGCCGACCGCTTCACGGCTATAGAAGGCGATTGGAGCCCGTCCACGCAGATCTTCACCGTAGGCTGGAGATCCTCCGGCGAAATGCTCTCGATTATCTCCGTCGAGAAGGTCTCCCTCTGTAGAAACCCCGAACACGGCTCGGCCGCCTCCGCCACGCCAGCATCCTCGCCGTTGTTGTCCAACAACGTCGCGGGCAAGGTCGCTAGCCTCTGTAGCTCCCCGGAGATGTCGCTGCTGTAAACTGAGAGGTCGCTGAAGGCCTGGGAAAGATCCAGAAACTCCTTCATCTCCTCCATCTCAGACGAAGACGTGGACTTCAGCGACTTGCCGTTCCGCATTGCAAGCTCGCTCAGCCGCATGTCGATGCCCGAATCGGTCAGGTTCTCGGATGCACATCCCGATCTCTCGACGACAAATGAGCAGCAACTGCTCTCGTCGTCGTTTCTTTGGTACGCGTTGGACCGTATCGTGCGCATCGACCGGCCCATGCTGTGTCGGTGAACTTTCGGCGAATACAAGTTTCGGGCTAGAGGGAAACGGTTGGAGCTCGAATGGGAGTCTTCTATAGAAACCATTGTCGTTTCGGTATGAATCAGAGAACGAGCCTCACTGTTTTAGTCTGAAGAATTTGGTAAAGAAGATTTCACCATTGAGAGGGACAAGAGAGGTTAGGGAAGAAGATGAGGGAATTGATTTTTAAGGCTGGTTTTGCAGTGGGTAGTGGCTTTGGTATCCGGGCGAAGCTAGAACCACAGCTTGGTGAGCTGGTAATGGTCACAGTTCAGGTCATATCAATTATCAGGGGGGGCTTATCTGACAGTGATCAGATGTGGGACCGTCGGCGAGGAGATGAAGCGACGTCGTCGGTTccagaacttttttttttttttactttctctaATCTCTACTTTGGTTAGAAAAGATTCTTGACTTGGGATTACGACAAGAGTCCACTTACAAACTTGGATGCCAGCCCCTTCACTTCACTTGTCCGTACGATCTACATCGGACGGTGGTGAAAGCAACTCCACAACCGAGCCCACTCGTCCCTGGCTGATGGAGACGCTAATTATCATTCACGCGACAAAAGTCTATTGGGCAATTTCAAACGAGGTGAATTTCAAAACCAATGTGCTCACCTAACGTCGGTGTGTTTGGTTGATGCTATCTTCTTTTttactcctaatttttttaccgcataaaaataaatttgtgactgaattataataaaaaccGACTTTatttgttaagatttttttttttttttttccctaaaaaaaaaatcattgaattATTTCTTCTCTTCAGATGTCGCTTTGTAAAACCAAGAGGCGAAAGGTAAgtttttccaatctttttaAGAAATTGGAAGATTGAGGTTTCAATCTATTGGTTAATATTATGATTAATTAAGATGATATTATGGATTTATTTTCTTCTGTGATGCAACGTGCTGAGTTGTTTAGCACCCAAAAACTGCAGtgacttaattaatatataaatggAAAAGATTGTGTTTGTCCCCATTTAGCAGATTTTGGAGAGCGGTAGGTATACATCCGTCACGAATGTCCAATCTCTAAAGATACATTTAGGTGTCATTGGTGCAACGCTTATTACATAcactgtttcttttcttttcttttctttttttaatgttaaaacgGAGGTGCTTTTTTTACGTAACTATGAgcattatgtttttttttttttttttaaataacacataaattgaagtaatttaataaaagagtTTGTGGAGTTTACCTACTTCAAGTCTCCAACTCCAGCCACTCAGGTCTTACATTATAAATTGTTCGGGATAGATGAATCTTATAACTCCCTCGTTATTTAGGTAACTAAATAATAGGAATTCTCATCCATTTGGACATGCTTGTTTTATAACTTTCTCTATTATAGCGTTTACGTTAAGCTcaacaaattttgattttttttttttattattttagctattcatttttacaaaatacttacattcaattaaaaaattaattaaatagttaaatttattattatttttttatcaacttaaactttttaaaataatatgatgtcgtaaaaaaaaaatcataattcaatctttatctcggtcatttaaaataatatatatattttaaatacaaCAGAAAACCACCACAAGCTAAGGCatcaaaaaggaagaaagggaTTCCTTTCCATAACAGGTAGGAAAGGATCCAAAACGATAAAAATAATTGGGAATGCAGCTAGATATGAACCTAGTTGCGGCCTTTGCCACATgatgggcacagaagtttgcacttcggttaaCATGACTAGCTGACCAGCTAGTTGTTGATGGCGTATCGGAGAAAATATGAGATATAACAGAGTAAATTCTCTAGTCTTGTTTGAGATTAGGATTCTGAAGAGATAGCGTGACAATAAAGGAGTCACCTTTCAAAATGAAATGCTGAAGCTCCAAAGATATAGCCAAACGACAAGCTAGAAGAGCTGCTGTGGTTTCGCAAAAAACTGGAGAACAGGGAGGGCTGATAAGAGTAAAACAGCCAATAATGATTCCTCGAAAATCCCTACAAACAGCAGCTTGAGcaaaaaaatcctaacgaatCGCTGTATCATAATTTACTTTATAATAAGGAGGAGAAGGCCTTGCCCATACCGCAATCTTTGGCGCAAGCTTATTGGTCCAAGCAGAATGATGATGCTCAACTATCTGGTTGAGAGTTAAGGATATGACAAGAGCATTTGGTACTATATTCTCGTGAAGCACTTTATTCCTTGCCAACCAAATTTGATCACAAGCTGCAAtgacaaaaatttgaaataggtATTGGCCAGATATTGGAATTCCAATTTTCTCTGAATGCAAAAGAAAATCCAACCAAGACTCCATAGAAGAAACTCTTAAAGCAAGAATATCCGATAGCTAAAAAGAGTTCCTCTAAACCACCTGAGCTATAGggcatgagaaaaataaatgaataatagaGTTGGTAAAAAATAGCAAAGAGAACAAGATGTATTAAGAATTATGAATAGAAGAAGAGTTGCGAATCTTTGTTGGGATTATGTCCCAAATCATTTTCGAGAAGAATAACCGCAAACGATGATGCAAAATTCAGCTTCCAAAAAGACTTTTCCACCTTGAAGCAATTTAATTAGTATTATTCACCGATGAGGCATGAGCACTCGTGCAGTTTGATATGCAAGTTAGTCAGGTGATTTTAGGTGAGCTAGCTAGTGTAGTGTGTAGTTAATGATTACGCGTATTTGGCTGAAATATTTACGCTAAAAACACTTGCCACCTGTACTTAACATTGCAGTAGTTTCTGCCTTCTGGACACCCAAAGGACACGCTTAAAATTCCCTGAAAGTGGGAATTTAAAAGTTTTGTATTTAATTGGTATATTTGTGGCCATAAAAGAACTGTAAGGATTAGCCTTTTAATGCTACTCTATTATTACTCCTCGGATTTGATTTTAGGAGCCTCGTGACTCATGATGGCTACGCAGACTTATGAAACTTGTGGACACTTTTACTGGTACAAATAAAAAAAGCGTACTATGATGTCTGGATGACTGGAATTCAcccataattttatattttttattcaaactttttttttttttaaaaaaaaaaaaagaaagataactGCCCCTTCAAATTATCAAACATTTTCAATTTATTCATTTCATTGACATTTGATTTTTGTTAATTTGGACATATCAAGTGactcaaaatttttattatattttatatcaaacaatttttttaaaaaaaaaaaactaaaatttgcGGGTCCCGATGGCTAGATACTCATAACTTGGTTGGACCTCCGCACCCAAAAATACAATTCGGTGTTGGTCTTTATGAAAGGAGACTCGTGATCTGATTGTAGATTTTCATGACCAACAAAagcttatttttattaaaaaaaattaatataaaggtgtaattgtattttttgcatACCTAATATCTAATAAAGGGTAAAATATTGGATTATTTCAGTTGCATGTGGGCCGCATAATGTATTTGTcgtttaaattaatataaatgttAGTAGAGTGGACAAATTAAAAGTGATGGATAGTTTGGAGGGTTGTATGTCCCcatttaaaatatatgtaagGTAATTACAAAATTGGGTGTCGGTCCAAGTTCAAggttttctaaataaaaattcatcaCAAGGAGTATAGTAGAAATTTATTACATAGTTTGATGTTAACTAGGACAGGTCTCTCTAAGAGATAAAACAAATGAGTAAATATATTTTGCCCCCTtaactaataatattttttatttagtctCATAAACTAACAATTATGACATTTAGATATATCAAACTATCGTTTTATTGCATTTAAGCCCTTCCGTTAGAGTAAGAACTGAGTTGTTTGTTTGGATACTTTCTAATTGTTCATGCCATGTCACTATTAGGGCTATGTTTGTTAGATTTTTTGTTCTCCTCATTTTTTTGTACtaacaaacaattaaaaacacaaaaaacttataaatattttaaaattattttcacatttatattatataataatattttaaaaaataaaaaacaccctataaaacatattaactagagaagagatttgttaaaaagaaataattaattattgagtTAGTGAATCACCAAGCGGCTAGCTGTAatcttttggccttttttttttttttttttaattattattattttataagtacCTTTTAGTTTTGGCCTTTTCATTAAGGCATTTTTTACATTGCCACGTTTGGTCAAACAATTATTGTGTTTGAacatttccttaaaaaaaaaaaaaaaaaaaatgttgaaaaaccTCTTTTAAACTGTTGGACTGCTGgttttgttataattacaaatgtcAAACCCAACCACAAGCTTTGACGATAAGAAAGACAAATAAAAACGAAAAGactttaaattatatatttattcgTCAAACCGTTGAATGTAATTTGGggttatcttatcttatcctatcagACGTACGTGGACACTTTGACGCGGTCATCTCAATTCTAACATTTGGGATCAAGTTGTTGACCACCATTGTTCATTGTATATTAGTAATCAAAAGGTTAtctaatttaacattttaatatttttattaaaataaaataaaataaaataggaagGCTAGAAACTATAAATTTATTCTACAATATTGACATGTCACTATGCAggccccccaagccaaaggcttcccccccccaaaaaaaaaaaaaaaatctaaataaataaatcaaatttacccctatttatttattttattttatttttcaatttggctctCCCAAAGTCCAAAACTAAcacttgaattaaaaaaataaaaaaataaaaaaaaattaaaggttggTTGGATATGCTATaacaacattataaaataattgtaatataaaaatataatatatagtagtattaataaaaaaatcaaaagttaatTGGCACAATTAGGTTAACTAGATGAGATATTTGCGGTATAGAAATACtagcaatgtttttttttttttaaaaaaaaaatatattactgTTAGCACTTTTACTCTTGTTTATTTTGCTGAGCTTATAGGTCTTTCGTAAATTGATGGgtaatttaatagactaaattaaaagtattttttttttaatttaatttttttaagaaattattcaTCTACAATTAAAAATGTGTAGTGAAATTAGATTAGTTCTAATCGTGGTTCATTAATTCCCGTACTGCACATAAATTGTTTTAACGTTTTTAAACCGTCGTTTTGCTGTGACTATGACCAGTGTCGGACTCTTGGAAaagtttttttactttttatttatttttacgtcaaagcttattaattataattataggGGACAAAGATAGGCATGGCGCTGAATTTTGGTGGTGAACAGCGCAACGTTCCCTGCATCTGCCTCCCCTGGCTGGGACCTACTTTTTGTAGTATGCGTTaattaagaagaagagaaaaagaaataaatacatatccttttttatatttatttattttctatgaaAACTTTTGTCTGAAGCAATAATTATTCTCACTGCTGGCATGGGTCCATCTCGGGCCTTCCTTAGGTTTACATCTTTGGACCAGCCTATATTTGACTATTCTGCCTCAGTCGACATCCAGCCCACTGTTTTGGTCCTTTTGGATGAAACCACACCTCCACACTCACTCCACACCTAAAcgaatttacttttttttttttttttttttttttaattttattatagaAAAACTAATGTGACATGGACTGATGGACACTTTTCatctttttggattaatttatcaattaacaAACACGTAAAATGTTTCAGTCTCTCCGCTCAAAGCATGCATGAGCAGAAGTACTGCTACTGAAGTTGAAGATCGATTTGAGAACATTCCCATGCCAacaactttaatttattatgaattctcaaaactaattaataattagaAGTCCGaacataaaaatcaaattaacaaACTTGTACGTAGAGTACGACTAGGTACCAGCagataaactatatatatatatatataatctttctTTCGTTTTTTGGGGCGCCCGTGCATGAGACCGATCTAGAAGGTGAAATTGATCAACTAGTAACCTTCTGTTGATGGGCGTATATATAATGGCGGACTACCTTATTATTGTTCCCCCGCACGAGTAGGTGACGTTGCAAGAATCACTTATACTGAGGGAGATGGAGTGGACGGGCCTCATGAGGAAGTTAGCGAAGACTGGCAAGAGATAGAGCACCTCACAGACACACTGGCTGTCCATCTGCCTCGCCCAACGGCAGCAGTCTTCTTCCCCCGGGCCAGTCTCGTGGTGCCTATGGTGCCGGTGCCGCCTGCTCCGGTGTCCATGCCTGTGATGGTGCCCCTCTTCATCATCCTCAGGGGGGGAAGGGGGAGCTATTGGCCTCAAGGGGAGCCGGGCGCAGGCGTAGTTGGCGAGTGAAAACTGTGACGCACAAAGCGGGCGGGGCACTGGCATCTGGCCCTCTGACTTGGGCACAAGAACCATGAGAGCAAACAAAGTTAATGTAATAAGCATGCCTTTTGTACGTAAGGTGGTGCTAGCTAGCTTCTGACTGCCGATTGGCCATTGCCTCtgtttattatatatacttGCATTCATTGGCTCGATCGGCCGGGTTTACCAAGAGAATGGGGCTTAATTTCAGCTGGTTAGGTTCTGAATGGTTGAGTGAATACAGGAATATTACCAAGAGAATGAGGTTTTTTGTTAGGTTAGAGCAGCTTGCAGTACGTGATGTTTGCCTCATTCTCTTGGTAATCTTCTATTTTATTCAACTATTTAGAACCCAATCACCGATTATTGGTAAGCAGAGACTAATGAATGAGCAGCAACTATTAAGAAGCCTAATTCCATCTCTTCTAAATCCTTTCTTTTAGGTTCTCTtgtgggatatatatatatatatatatatatatatatatatatatatatatatatatttccctcTCGCTCCTTAAAGttcaactaatatatataa
This DNA window, taken from Alnus glutinosa chromosome 5, dhAlnGlut1.1, whole genome shotgun sequence, encodes the following:
- the LOC133869542 gene encoding ras-related protein RABA5a; the protein is MAFYSEEEKSEDYLFKIVLIGDSAVGKSNLLARFARDEFYSNSKSTIGVEFQTQKMDINGKEIKAQIWDTAGQERFRAVTSAYYRGAVGALLVYDISRRQTFDNIGRWLNELQTHSDMNVVTILVGNKSDLKDAREVSTADGKSLAEARGLFFMETSALDSSNVAAAFQTVVTEIYHILSRKVMISQELKKQDPTWMGNGKTVVVLQGGNQEADVEPRKGWCCSS
- the LOC133868338 gene encoding U-box domain-containing protein 4 isoform X1; the encoded protein is MVSIEDSHSSSNRFPLARNLYSPKVHRHSMGRSMRTIRSNAYQRNDDESSCCSFVVERSGCASENLTDSGIDMRLSELAMRNGKSLKSTSSSEMEEMKEFLDLSQAFSDLSVYSSDISGELQRLATLPATLLDNNGEDAGVAEAAEPCSGFLQRETFSTEIIESISPEDLQPTVKICVDGLQSPSIAVKRSAAAKLRLLAKNRADNRALIGESGAVPALIPLLRCSSDPLTQEHAVTALLNLSLHDGNKALITNAGAIKSLVYVLKTGTEISKQNAACALLSLALLEENKSSIGACGAIPPLVSLVLNGSSRGKKDALTTLYKLCTIRPNKERALSAGAVKPLMELVAEQGNGMAEKAMVVLSSLAAIEEGREAIVEEGGIAVLVEAIEDGSVKGKEFAVLTLLQLCADSVRNRGLLVREGAIPPLVALSQTGCVSVRAKHKAETLLGYLREPRQEAAASSSP
- the LOC133868338 gene encoding U-box domain-containing protein 4 isoform X2, whose protein sequence is MVSIEDSHSSSNRFPLARNLYSPKVHRHSMGRSMRTIRSNAYQRNDDESSCCSFVVERSGCASENLTDSGIDMRLSELAMRNGKSLKSTSSSEMEEMKEFLDLSQAFSDLSVYSSDISGELQRLATLPATLLDNNGEDAGVAEAAEPCSGFLQRETFSTEIIESISPEDLQPTVKICVDGLQSPSIAVKRSAAAKLRLLAKNRADNRALIGESGAVPALIPLLRCSSDPLTQEHAVTALLNLSLHDGNKALITNAGAIKSLVYVLKTGTEISKQNAACALLSLALLEENKSSIGACGAIPPLVSLVLNGSSRGKKDALTTLYKLCTIRPNKERALSAGAVKPLMELVAEQGNGMAEKAMVVLSSLAAIEEGREAIVEEGGIAVLVEAIEDGSVKGKEFAVLTLLQLCADSVRNRGLLVREGAIPPLVALSQTGCVSVRAKHKVSG